One Takifugu rubripes chromosome 19, fTakRub1.2, whole genome shotgun sequence genomic window carries:
- the rpl29 gene encoding large ribosomal subunit protein eL29, whose protein sequence is MAKSKNHTSHNQSRKAHRNGIKRPKSNRYESLKGVDSKFLRNMRFAKKHNKKGQKAIRKAAAQAK, encoded by the exons ATGGCCAAGTCCAAGAACCACACGAGTCACAACCAGT CTCGTAAAGCCCACAGAAATGGCATCAAGAGGCCCAAGTCTAATCGCTACGAGTCACTGAAGGGG GTTGACTCCAAATTCCTGAGGAACATGCGCTTTGCTAAGAAACACAACAAGAAAGGCCAGAAGGCGATACGGAAGGCGGCAGCTCAGGCGAAATAA